One genomic region from Flagellimonas oceani encodes:
- a CDS encoding type I restriction endonuclease encodes MELQNQLKTLAEKVIKLKEQIDTEESTKHAFVLPFINLLGYDTFNPTEVVPEFTADLGLKKGEKVDYAIFQNGVPIIIIECKNWKEKLNAHNSQLFRYFHTTKTRFALLTNGIEYQFFTDLESANKMDEKPFLEFDITQLKENVVNEIAKFHKKNFNVDEIVDNASSLKYTKEIKKLIGEELQAPSYDFVRLFASRIYTGRLTEKVMGEFTDLVSKAFTQTISEKVNDRLNSALHKEAEKQQEEDKEPEKLSKVKTTEEEMDAYRIVVAILRRKLSVDRIVHRDTQSYFGILLDDNNRKPLCRLHLNGGNKYLGVFDDNKRETRHSIVTVDDIYQFENELLRTVDYYQDE; translated from the coding sequence ATGGAACTTCAGAACCAACTTAAGACTTTGGCCGAAAAAGTCATCAAGCTCAAAGAGCAAATAGATACCGAGGAATCGACCAAACATGCCTTTGTGTTGCCATTTATCAATTTATTGGGGTATGACACCTTCAACCCTACCGAGGTAGTACCTGAATTTACCGCAGACCTGGGATTGAAAAAGGGGGAAAAGGTGGATTATGCGATTTTTCAAAATGGCGTCCCCATCATTATTATCGAGTGTAAAAACTGGAAAGAAAAGTTGAACGCCCACAACTCTCAATTGTTCCGGTATTTCCATACTACGAAAACTCGTTTTGCACTGCTGACCAATGGTATCGAGTATCAATTTTTCACCGATTTGGAATCGGCCAATAAAATGGACGAAAAACCTTTTTTAGAGTTTGATATCACCCAGTTAAAGGAGAATGTGGTCAATGAGATTGCCAAGTTCCACAAGAAGAACTTTAACGTGGATGAGATAGTGGACAACGCGAGCTCCCTTAAATATACCAAGGAAATCAAAAAACTCATAGGCGAAGAACTGCAAGCGCCCAGCTATGATTTTGTCAGGCTCTTCGCATCACGGATCTATACTGGCCGGCTTACTGAAAAGGTAATGGGGGAATTCACCGATTTGGTAAGCAAGGCCTTTACCCAGACCATTAGCGAAAAGGTGAACGATCGCTTGAATTCAGCGCTTCATAAGGAAGCGGAAAAACAACAGGAAGAGGACAAGGAACCCGAAAAGCTAAGCAAGGTCAAAACCACGGAGGAAGAAATGGATGCGTATCGTATTGTGGTGGCCATTTTGCGCAGAAAACTCTCGGTCGATCGTATCGTACATAGGGATACCCAATCCTATTTTGGAATACTCTTGGATGATAATAACCGTAAGCCATTATGCCGCCTTCACTTGAACGGGGGAAATAAGTATTTAGGTGTTTTTGACGATAACAAACGTGAGACCAGACATTCAATTGTAACCGTTGATGACATCTATCAATTTGAAAATGAATTGTTGCGCACCGTTGACTATTATCAGGATGAGTAA
- a CDS encoding DUF6804 family protein: MRYLLFVCAVLLFLALANLPIGYYRLLRFVVTIGAVAVVITELEKGIGFWVVAFGIIAILFNPVLPIYLNDKSAWMPIDMIVGILFLIKTFIYKSRTNE, from the coding sequence ATGAGGTACTTATTGTTTGTTTGTGCAGTTCTTCTTTTTTTGGCATTGGCCAATCTACCGATAGGGTATTACAGGCTTTTAAGGTTTGTTGTGACCATTGGTGCTGTTGCCGTTGTAATCACTGAATTGGAAAAGGGGATAGGTTTTTGGGTCGTTGCTTTTGGAATTATTGCCATCCTATTTAATCCTGTACTTCCCATATATCTAAATGATAAAAGTGCTTGGATGCCAATTGATATGATAGTGGGCATACTATTTTTAATTAAAACATTCATTTATAAATCAAGAACAAATGAGTAA
- a CDS encoding tetratricopeptide repeat protein, with protein MKHLLILSLLLLGFGLNAQVNPKYHKVKAYTRSDGTYVPSHYRTNRNSTNRDNYTTKPNINPHTGSRGYIEPDNNYLSYPSTYYNSSKKNSATTGSNNYQNTRNFNSTDYISYDTNESYKNRHLELFQYNEALMIRNVNAAVDENNQGNYNRAGGLLVRAFQYSAGLEKIYLYYAASSYVNGGNYEMALKYYLISIDKGISSLEKKQRQEIYKNSAIIYYRLGEFKEAIKYFKIAKKENPRDINLILNEANCYHKLGNKYKFKSLMEEAVKIDNNNPDLWYNIGVINMEQGNLQEARKAYKRALEINPSYLNAIINLSTTYINEGNLLIDEMNALGSSRNDIRRFDELRLQKDKLFGKGADILESYLRLNSGDRSVIYQLKSIYGAMGDRKNYERLEKM; from the coding sequence ATGAAACATTTACTGATTTTATCCTTATTACTCTTGGGGTTTGGCTTAAACGCTCAAGTAAATCCCAAGTACCATAAGGTTAAAGCATATACAAGGAGTGATGGAACCTACGTGCCATCGCATTATAGAACTAATAGGAATAGTACAAATCGAGATAATTATACCACCAAACCAAACATTAACCCCCATACGGGGTCGAGAGGCTATATAGAACCAGATAACAACTATTTGTCCTATCCAAGCACTTATTACAACTCCTCAAAAAAAAACAGTGCTACCACAGGTTCAAATAATTACCAAAATACTAGAAACTTCAATTCTACTGATTACATTTCTTATGATACAAACGAATCTTATAAAAACAGGCACTTGGAATTGTTTCAGTATAATGAAGCATTAATGATAAGAAATGTAAACGCTGCAGTTGATGAGAATAACCAGGGGAATTACAATCGGGCTGGAGGTCTGCTTGTGCGAGCCTTCCAATATTCTGCTGGATTGGAAAAAATATACCTGTATTATGCCGCATCCAGCTATGTCAATGGAGGAAATTATGAAATGGCTCTTAAATATTATTTAATATCAATTGACAAAGGGATTAGCAGTTTAGAAAAAAAACAGCGGCAAGAAATCTATAAAAATTCAGCAATAATCTATTATAGACTTGGAGAATTTAAGGAGGCCATCAAATATTTTAAAATAGCTAAGAAAGAGAATCCCCGAGATATTAATTTAATACTCAATGAAGCCAATTGCTACCATAAACTAGGCAACAAATATAAATTCAAATCGCTTATGGAGGAAGCTGTCAAAATTGACAACAACAATCCGGACTTGTGGTATAATATAGGAGTAATTAATATGGAGCAAGGTAATTTACAAGAAGCCCGAAAGGCCTATAAAAGAGCTTTAGAAATCAACCCTTCCTATTTAAATGCAATTATAAATTTATCAACAACTTACATAAATGAAGGGAATCTGTTGATTGACGAAATGAATGCCTTAGGAAGTTCAAGAAATGATATTAGAAGATTCGATGAACTTAGGCTACAAAAAGACAAACTTTTTGGTAAAGGCGCTGATATATTGGAAAGTTATCTCCGATTGAATTCAGGAGATCGAAGCGTTATATATCAACTGAAAAGTATCTATGGAGCAATGGGAGATAGGAAAAATTATGAACGATTGGAGAAAATGTAG
- a CDS encoding TdeIII family type II restriction endonuclease, producing MEDYTKQEISELLKDIVLNAAKRTKANLETDLKPFHTALLGPEIIKLSSFERSFSTSFGQKYVEEIAKILALASGAKAERQKETVVSLYQGANDEIENIIDALKSNKSKPDWASELKYIAAHDKGRTLSRKIISDLWMERDGKEHFFSIKTVKPNLDQTRIAKHDILLLKAHNPAYKTYFALYYNPTGETQNDYTVSTPNKYFDMKHDSCVLIGKDFWDFVGGPGTYEALLEIFDQVGEQTIEQVKQMKL from the coding sequence ATGGAAGACTACACCAAACAAGAAATCTCCGAACTGTTGAAGGACATCGTACTGAACGCCGCCAAACGGACAAAGGCCAACCTCGAAACGGATTTGAAGCCGTTCCACACGGCCCTTCTAGGCCCCGAGATCATCAAACTCTCCTCTTTCGAGCGTTCGTTCTCCACAAGCTTCGGTCAAAAATATGTCGAGGAGATCGCCAAGATATTGGCTCTAGCCTCAGGTGCCAAGGCAGAGCGTCAAAAGGAGACTGTGGTTAGCCTGTACCAAGGTGCCAATGACGAAATAGAGAATATAATAGATGCCCTAAAGTCCAACAAATCCAAACCAGACTGGGCATCCGAACTCAAATACATCGCGGCCCATGACAAAGGAAGAACCCTATCCCGGAAAATCATCAGCGACCTTTGGATGGAACGCGACGGAAAGGAACACTTCTTTTCAATCAAAACGGTAAAGCCCAACCTGGACCAGACCCGTATCGCCAAACACGACATACTCTTGCTCAAGGCACACAACCCAGCCTATAAGACTTACTTTGCGCTGTACTACAATCCCACTGGGGAGACCCAAAACGATTATACCGTATCGACACCCAACAAGTATTTCGATATGAAACACGATTCCTGCGTATTGATCGGTAAGGATTTTTGGGACTTTGTAGGTGGCCCGGGAACCTATGAAGCACTATTGGAGATATTTGACCAGGTCGGTGAACAGACCATTGAACAGGTCAAGCAAATGAAGCTTTAG
- a CDS encoding endonuclease/exonuclease/phosphatase family protein: MLKKTSFLVSICFQCVVFAQTEAIQLVSWNIQDFGRTKNTEELNQIAEIVRDVDILTIQEVVAGYGGAQAVAKLSDLLNRKGAKWDYVISDPTNSPKYVTERYAIVWKTKNIKIKNRGWLISELDSVVNREPFLLDLFVEGKKFTLVNFHSRPYNKDPESEIIAISDFVVDSLETPLIIAGDFNVEEKMPVFDYLKDNGFKAAVSNAKTTLKRKCDGTDYLNYPIDNIFYSQDIYKTEGKAIDFVRFCDQLEKARKLTDHLPVLLVFRLD; the protein is encoded by the coding sequence ATGTTAAAAAAGACATCTTTCCTTGTATCGATATGCTTCCAATGTGTCGTTTTTGCTCAAACTGAAGCAATTCAACTAGTATCCTGGAACATCCAAGATTTTGGACGGACAAAAAACACCGAGGAACTCAATCAAATCGCTGAAATCGTCAGAGATGTGGACATCCTTACCATTCAAGAAGTGGTCGCGGGTTATGGCGGAGCACAGGCCGTTGCCAAATTATCCGACCTGCTTAACAGAAAAGGGGCCAAATGGGACTATGTTATCAGTGACCCCACAAACAGTCCGAAATATGTTACTGAGCGTTATGCCATTGTTTGGAAGACCAAAAACATAAAAATAAAAAATCGAGGTTGGCTTATTTCAGAACTAGATTCGGTGGTAAACCGAGAGCCATTTTTACTGGATTTATTTGTAGAAGGAAAAAAATTCACTTTGGTCAATTTTCATTCCAGGCCCTATAACAAAGACCCGGAAAGTGAAATCATCGCAATTTCTGATTTTGTCGTTGATTCACTAGAAACTCCTTTGATTATTGCTGGCGATTTTAATGTTGAAGAAAAAATGCCTGTTTTTGATTACTTGAAAGATAATGGTTTTAAAGCAGCCGTATCCAATGCAAAGACCACTTTAAAAAGAAAATGTGACGGAACTGATTACCTCAACTACCCTATCGACAATATTTTTTATTCACAGGATATTTACAAGACGGAAGGAAAAGCTATTGATTTTGTGAGGTTTTGCGATCAATTGGAAAAGGCCAGGAAATTGACGGATCACCTTCCTGTCTTATTGGTATTTAGGTTGGATTAG
- a CDS encoding DNA cytosine methyltransferase — protein sequence MESTKIGVETAANILNLTQQQIRNLCRNGKIPAERIGKTWIMDESDVRDYFDTTSCGTADNKVYTRKLEESINFEKPRAMSFFSGAMGLDQGIEKSGFEVVLACETDNACRKTILKNRPNIALIGDVRDYSSEQIREAAGLSEEDDIDLIVGGPPCQAFSTAGKRKGFEDERGNVFLTFIDRILELRPKYAVIENVRGILSAPLKHRPHSMRGEEFDPLSAKELKGGALLRILDVLREAGYGVSFNLYNAANFGVPQKRERVVIVCSRDGEKLPFLEPTHAENGEYGLPKWRTFRDAVSNVSLTGNNHLNFPEKRLKYYRMLAPGENWRNLPLDLQKEALGKSFYAGGGKTGFLRRLGWDKPSPTLVTHPAMPATDLAHPEEHRPLSVEEYKRVQQFPDNWQIEGSLIEQYRQIGNAVPVGLGKAVGRLIMNHLTGEGVEEYKDFKYSRYRNTSDEQWEQMIELEYKKHMGAKASFA from the coding sequence ATGGAAAGTACCAAAATAGGGGTTGAAACGGCTGCAAACATATTAAACCTGACACAGCAACAGATTAGAAACCTCTGCAGGAATGGCAAAATCCCTGCGGAGCGTATAGGCAAGACATGGATTATGGACGAATCGGATGTTAGGGATTATTTTGACACCACAAGCTGTGGGACCGCCGATAACAAAGTTTATACCCGCAAATTGGAGGAATCCATCAATTTTGAGAAACCCAGAGCGATGAGTTTTTTCAGTGGTGCCATGGGATTGGACCAAGGTATTGAAAAGTCTGGGTTTGAGGTAGTGTTGGCCTGTGAGACCGATAATGCCTGTCGGAAGACCATTTTGAAAAATAGGCCCAACATTGCCCTTATCGGTGATGTACGGGATTATAGCTCCGAACAGATACGGGAGGCCGCTGGTCTTTCCGAGGAAGATGATATCGATCTGATTGTAGGTGGCCCTCCCTGTCAAGCCTTCAGCACTGCAGGAAAAAGGAAAGGATTTGAGGATGAGCGCGGCAATGTTTTTTTAACGTTTATAGATCGGATATTGGAGCTGAGGCCCAAATACGCGGTCATAGAAAATGTGCGCGGTATCCTCTCAGCACCGCTAAAGCATCGGCCCCACTCCATGAGAGGAGAGGAGTTTGACCCTTTGTCCGCCAAGGAACTCAAGGGCGGGGCATTGCTTCGTATTCTGGATGTTCTTCGGGAAGCGGGCTACGGCGTTAGTTTCAACCTGTACAATGCTGCCAATTTTGGTGTGCCGCAGAAAAGGGAGCGTGTGGTAATCGTCTGTTCCAGGGATGGAGAAAAATTGCCCTTTTTGGAACCTACCCATGCCGAGAATGGGGAATATGGACTGCCGAAATGGAGAACCTTCAGGGATGCGGTATCCAATGTTTCACTGACCGGTAACAACCACTTGAACTTTCCTGAGAAAAGACTTAAATACTATAGAATGTTGGCCCCTGGGGAGAATTGGAGAAACCTTCCCTTGGATCTGCAAAAGGAAGCCCTGGGCAAATCCTTTTATGCTGGGGGCGGCAAGACCGGTTTCTTGCGGAGATTGGGTTGGGACAAACCATCACCGACCTTGGTCACCCACCCGGCGATGCCGGCCACCGATTTGGCACATCCGGAAGAACACCGTCCGCTCAGCGTGGAGGAATACAAGCGTGTCCAGCAGTTTCCTGACAATTGGCAGATTGAGGGGAGCTTGATTGAACAGTATAGACAGATCGGGAATGCCGTGCCGGTCGGACTGGGAAAGGCCGTTGGTAGATTGATCATGAACCATCTCACCGGGGAAGGTGTCGAGGAATACAAAGACTTCAAATATTCACGTTATAGGAATACCAGTGATGAACAATGGGAGCAAATGATCGAACTGGAATACAAGAAGCATATGGGGGCTAAAGCTTCATTTGCTTGA